The following are from one region of the Diceros bicornis minor isolate mBicDic1 chromosome 37, mDicBic1.mat.cur, whole genome shotgun sequence genome:
- the LOC131398982 gene encoding olfactory receptor 2L8-like: MENYNQTSTDFILLGLFPPSSVGLFLFILIVFIFLMALFGNLSMILLILQDTHLHTPIYFLLSQLSLVDLNYISTIVPKMICSFLFGNKSISFIGCWVQSFFFLTLAVAEALLLTSMAYDRYGAICFSLHYPIRISKRVCVLMITGSWTMASINSCAHTAYALQIPYCRSRAINHFFCDVPAMLTPACVDTWVYEYTVFMSTTLFLVFPFIGIACSYGRVLLAVYHTQSAEGRKKAYSTCSTHLTVVTFYYAPFVYTYLRPRFLRSPTEDKVLAVFYTILTPMLNPIIYSLRNREVMGALRRVIRRICAVKM, from the coding sequence ATGGAAAATTATAATCAAACATCAACTGATTTCATCTTATTGGGATTGTTTCCACCATCAAGCGTTGGCCTGTTCCTCTTCATtctcattgttttcattttcctaatggctCTGTTTGGCAATCTGTCCATGATCCTCCTCATCCTGCAGGACACTCATCTGCACACACCCATTTATTTCCTACTTAGTCAGCTCTCCCTTGTGGACCTGAACTACATCTCCACCATTGTCCCCAAAATGATTTGCAGTTTTCTGTTTGGAAATAAATCTATCTCCTTCATTGGGTGTTGGGTACAGAGCTTCTTCTTCTTGACTTTAGCAGTTGCGGAAGCACTTCTTTTGACCTCTATGGCCTATGATCGTTATGGGGCTATTTGCTTTTCTCTCCACTATCCCATTCGTATAAGCAAAAGAGTGTGTGTGCTGATGATAACAGGATCTTGGACAATGGCCTCTATCAACTCCTGTGCCCACACTGCTTATGCCCTCCAAATCCCTTACTGTCGATCCAGGGCCATTAACCATTTCTTCTGTGATGTCCCAGCCATGTTGACCCCGGCCTGCGTGGATACCTGGGTTTATGAGTACACAGTGTTTATGAGCACCACTCTCTTCCTTGTGTTTCCTTTTATTGGTATTGCATGTTCCTATGGCCGGGTTCTCCTTGCTGTCTACCACACGCAGTCagcagaagggaggaagaaggcCTATTCGACCTGTAGCACCCACCTGACTGTGGTGACTTTCTATTATGCTCCCTTTGTTTACACTTATCTACGCCCAAGATTCCTCCGATCTCCAACAGAGGACAAGGTTCTGGCTGTCTTCTACACCATCTTGACCCCAATGCTCAACCCCATCATCTACAGCCTGAGAAACAGAGAGGTGATGGGGGCCCTGAGAAGAGTGATTCGGAGAATCTGTGCTGTGAAAATGTAG